The Zingiber officinale cultivar Zhangliang chromosome 10A, Zo_v1.1, whole genome shotgun sequence genome contains a region encoding:
- the LOC122026498 gene encoding uncharacterized protein LOC122026498 — MADVKLIGSPLSPYVLRVMIALSLKKVEYEFLQEKFGEKSELLLKSNPVYKKIPVFIHHDRPICESAVIVEYIDEVWPESGCGAILPADAYHRALHRFWTFYVDDKLFPSLVAIGRAATAEGKAEAVERVRAGHLLLEEAFVELSEGKAFFGGDRLAYLDVMFGCFVNWIKEVEEFLSVELLDEATTPALHGWAERFREHEAVKEVMPDRGTVLEFFKFLHAMWAKEAADLMADVKLIGTPLCPYVRRAIIALSLKKVEYEFLQEKFGEKSELLLKSNPIYKKIPVLIHNDRPICESAIIVEYIDEVWPESGCGAILPADAYHRALHRFWSFYVDDKWFPSLFAVGKAETEEAKAEAVEQVRAGLLLLEEAFVKLSQGKAFFGGDRVAYLDIMFGSFTNWIEAVEELVSVELLDEATTPALHGWAVRFREHEAVKESMPDSGKVLEFLKILQAKWKKDAAAARN; from the exons ATGGCGGACGTGAAGCTCATCGGTTCACCGCTAAGTCCCTACGTGCTGCGAGTGATGATTGCTCTGAGCCTGAAGAAGGTGGAGTACGAGTTTCTGCAAGAGAAGTTCGGCGAGAAGAGCGAGTTGCTCCTCAAGTCGAATCCCGTTTACAAGAAGATCCCCGTCTTCATCCACCACGACCGCCCCATCTGCGAGTCGGCCGTCATCGTGGAGTACATCGACGAGGTCTGGCCAGAGTCCGGCTGCGGCGCCATCCTCCCGGCTGACGCCTACCACCGCGCTCTCCACCGCTTCTGGACCTTCTACGTCGATGACAAG TTGTTCCCGTCGTTGGTCGCCATAGGACGGGCTGCGACAGCGGAAGGCAAGGCGGAGGCGGTGGAGCGGGTCCGCGCAGGGCATCTGCTTCTGGAGGAGGCCTTCGTGGAGCTGAGCGAAGGGAAAGCCTTTTTTGGCGGCGATCGCCTCGCGTATCTCGACGTCATGTTCGGGTGTTTTGTGAATTGGATCAAGGAGGTGGAGGAGTTTCTGAGCGTGGAGCTGCTGGATGAGGCGACGACGCCGGCACTGCACGGGTGGGCGGAGAGGTTCCGCGAGCACGAGGCCGTGAAGGAGGTGATGCCGGACAGAGGGACGGTGCTCGAGTTCTTTAAGTTTCTTCATGCAATGTGGGCGAAGGAAGCTGCTGAC TTAATGGCGGACGTGAAGCTCATCGGCACACCGCTATGTCCCTACGTGCGACGAGCGATAATTGCTCTGAGCCTGAAGAAGGTGGAGTACGAGTTTCTGCAAGAGAAGTTCGGCGAGAAGAGCGAGCTGCTCCTCAAGTCGAATCCCATCTACAAGAAGATCCCCGTCCTCATCCACAACGACCGCCCCATCTGCGAGTCGGCTATCATCGTGGAGTACATCGACGAGGTCTGGCCAGAGTCCGGCTGCGGCGCCATCCTTCCGGCTGACGCCTACCACCGCGCTCTCCACCGCTTCTGGAGCTTCTATGTCGATGACAAG TGGTTCCCGTCATTGTTCGCCGTAGGAAAGGCTGAAACAGAGGAAGCCAAGGCGGAGGCGGTGGAGCAGGTCCGCGCAGGGCTTCTGCTTCTGGAGGAGGCCTTCGTGAAGCTGAGCCAAGGGAAAGCCTTCTTCGGCGGCGATCGCGTCGCGTATCTGGACATCATGTTCGGGAGCTTTACGAATTGGATCGAGGCGGTGGAGGAGTTGGTGAGCGTGGAGCTGCTGGATGAGGCGACGACGCCGGCACTGCACGGGTGGGCGGTGAGGTTCCGCGAGCACGAGGCGGTGAAGGAGTCGATGCCGGATAGCGGGAAGGTGCTcgagttcttgaagattcttcaGGCAAAGTGGAAGAAGGACGCTGCCGCCGCAAGGAATTAA